TAGCCAAAAAAATATCTGGATGATCAGGTTAATATAGTAATCATCATAAAAGCTATCAAAAATTTTTTATCAATTGATTATGGAAATTCCTTCCTCTCGTGTGAATCAGTCAGAAAATGAATTAGTTTCCTGCTCTCCCCATGAAGTGGATAATAACTTATTGACAGTATTTGAAGGAAAAATTTTGAGCTATGAAAAATCCCAGAGAATGGCAGATTTTTTTGGTTTGTTGGGAGATTCTAATCGTCTGAGAATTTTGTCAGTATTAGCTCAAGAGGAAATGTGTGTCTGTGACTTGGCGACAATGTTAAAAATGAGTGAGTCGGCAGTTTCCCATCAATTACGGACTTTAAAGTCCATGCGTTTAGTGGCTTATCATAAAAGGGGTAGAAGAGTTTATTATCGTCTTTTGGATCATCATGTCCTGGAATTATATCGCTCCGTAGCTGAACATTTGGATGAGATAGATTGTTAAAAAAAACTACCTAAATAGCCTTGGGAAAGTCCTTATTCTCTTTACTATAGAGCTTAGAAGGAATCGGTTTTTTTGGCTAGTAGAATTATCCCCATAACAAAGATCTTAATTCTGTTATAAGCTATAAAGGAATAACAAAATCATAAGGTATCCAACTATGAGTAACATACAAGATCAAATTCAAGAAGAGTTAAAACAAGCTAGGGAAGTATGTAGTACAGAGGGAGCTACTTCTGGTGATTGTGCTGCGGCATGGGATGCTGTGGAAGAATTACAGGCAGAGGCTTCTCACCAACAACAAGGAGAGAAAAAGAAAACTTCTTTAGAGCAATATTGTGATGATAATCCCGATGCGGCTGAGTGTCGTGTCTATGACGACTAATTGTCCTATTTGTTGTTTAATAAGAGCAGGGGGTGGGGTTATCCCACCTCTTTTTGCGGTGAGTATTTTAATTTTTTATTATGGAAGATACGTTATTAAGGGCTTTAGTTTGGACTAATTACAAGTTGTTTTTAGTTTTTTGTTTATTGTTTCCTCTCGGTTTATCTGTGTGGAGTTTGTTTGCCAAGATTCCTTCTATTCAACGATTATTATTAATTTTTTGGCGGGTGGCTAGTCTATTGGCGATCGCCATTTATTTGTTTATTCCTGTGTGGCAATTGGGATATTTGGCATGGTTTATCGGTCATATTTTAATTGTCATCAGTCTATGGTTTTGGGTGGACATTAATGATGAGATTCAAGATTTACCCAAAAGTCCTTTGCGTTTATTGCTCACTTCATGGCGTTGGGCAACTTCTATTTATGGTATCCTAGGGGCGATCGCCTTTACTCCCTTTTTACGATGTACTTTTTCAGAAGATGCAGCGGTGGAAAAGGTTTGTCGAGCATGGTTAGAAGCACCATGGCATTATAAAAGCTGGTTTCACCCCAACGCTACCACAGGATTTTTAGGTTTTTTGGGTATGTCAGGACTAATTATCTATGGTATCTATCTACTTTATTTCCTTGTTTTTCGTCTCATTAAACAAGGTAGAATCGCCATCGAACAATAGTGGGAGGTTTCAGATGTCAGGCATCAGGTTTCAGGTGTTAAATTCATTCATTGCCTCCTAAGTTATAACACCATTTCCCACCGTCGTTTTTTCACAAAACCCAAGTTATGAATAACCTACTGTTCAAAATTGAAGAATATAGCAAGGACAACCCCCAATTAGTGGTAGTTGTACAAGCACAAGACAACGGACAAAATCTGGAAATTATGACCTTTAGGGGCTTTTCTAGTAATCTAACAGGAGCCACGGAATATGACCCAGATTTGCCTGTATTATCATCTTCTGGGATAATTTTATCTGTTGACCTACTCCAAGCCCCCTATAACCCAGTCAACCCCCAATATATTCAACAAAATTTGACCCCTGCACAATTTGAAGCAAACTTTTTGTCCTAAAAATTAACCATGACAGAGACTATCACCCCTGTAAATGATTTAATCAAGGCTGTAGAAGAAGCCGATTCTGCCTCCAAATTGTTTTTAGCTGTTAGTAATTTGGCTAAAGTGCGATCGCCCCTAGCCATACCCACCCTGATAGAAGTATTAGGATATAACAACCCCGGTGCCGCCGTTGCCGCCACAGAAGGATTAATCGCTCTAGGAGAAACTGCCATTACCTCCCTCCTCGAAAATGTTGACGACTACAACTATGGGGCAAGAGCATGGGCTATCAGAGTATTTGCAGGAATTGGCGACCCCCGCGCCTTACAATTACTCTTAAAAGCCGCCAGTAGTGACTTCTCCCTCAGCGTCAGAAGAGCCGCCACCAAAGGTTTAGGTACCATTAAATGGCAACAAATTCCCTCTGACACATTATCCCAAACCCAACAACAAATATTAGATACCCTCCTCATCACTGCCCAGGATGGAGAATGGGTGGTACGTTATGCCACCGTAGTTTCCCTCGCCAATCTTTATCCAGCTGTCCATAATCTGGATCTGAAAAATATCATTGAAAAAACCCTCATCAGCTTAAGAGATAGTGACCCAGAAATCGCCATCACAACTCGCTCAAAATTGGCACTTCAAAATTTAGCAAAGGGATAATCATAACTCAAAGCAACTTTTATTATTATGACATTTTAATTTTTTTATTCGATAAATAACTATAATAAATCTAAATTCTGTGTTATCAAATATCAGCTAGTTTCGTGTAAACCCAATACAAAGGAACGAACTACAATGGAAATAAAAAGACTGTGGGAAACAATTAACTATTTTGAGATTTTTCCTTGGTTAAATTGTTTACAAAATATTTTTTCCTTTTCTCAAAATAATCACTTCAAACCAAATATAACTATGAATTTGATTTTAATAAATCCCTCCCAAAGCGAACTTTCATCCCATACCTTAAACTATCTAAATCAGCAAAAAACAAACCTAAAAATAATTAATAACACAGAACAAATAGAAGCATCAACATTAGAAAGAATTACCAATATAATTTGCTTTCCAGATAATGATAATAAACGTTTATTTGAGTTAATTAATAATACCCTAAAACCAGAAGAAACTTTGCTGTTTGATTTTCATAACCCCACCCAAGAAATCAAAAATTTATGGGGTACGGTGGATGATATTGTCATGGGGGGAGTAAGTCAAAGTAGCCTGAAAATTGGTAACCAAAAAGTAATCTTTAGTGGTATGGTTTCCACCGC
The sequence above is a segment of the Cyanobacterium stanieri PCC 7202 genome. Coding sequences within it:
- a CDS encoding hypothetical protein (KEGG: cyn:Cyan7425_3909 hypothetical protein~SPTR: Putative uncharacterized protein), which translates into the protein MNNLLFKIEEYSKDNPQLVVVVQAQDNGQNLEIMTFRGFSSNLTGATEYDPDLPVLSSSGIILSVDLLQAPYNPVNPQYIQQNLTPAQFEANFLS
- a CDS encoding protein of unknown function CP12 (PFAM: CP12 domain~InterPro IPR003823~KEGG: amr:AM1_2489 CP12 domain-containing protein~PFAM: protein of unknown function CP12~SPTR: Similar to tr|P73654|P73654), which encodes MSNIQDQIQEELKQAREVCSTEGATSGDCAAAWDAVEELQAEASHQQQGEKKKTSLEQYCDDNPDAAECRVYDD
- a CDS encoding transcriptional regulator, ArsR family (PFAM: Bacterial regulatory protein, arsR family~InterPro IPR001845:IPR018334~KEGG: cyh:Cyan8802_0886 transcriptional regulator, ArsR family~PFAM: regulatory protein ArsR~SMART: regulatory protein ArsR~SPTR: Transcriptional regulator, ArsR family), with translation MEIPSSRVNQSENELVSCSPHEVDNNLLTVFEGKILSYEKSQRMADFFGLLGDSNRLRILSVLAQEEMCVCDLATMLKMSESAVSHQLRTLKSMRLVAYHKRGRRVYYRLLDHHVLELYRSVAEHLDEIDC
- a CDS encoding PBS lyase HEAT domain protein repeat-containing protein (PFAM: PBS lyase HEAT-like repeat~InterPro IPR004155:IPR000357~KEGG: npu:Npun_F5295 heat domain-containing protein~PFAM: PBS lyase HEAT domain protein repeat-containing protein; HEAT domain containing protein~SPTR: HEAT domain containing protein), coding for MTETITPVNDLIKAVEEADSASKLFLAVSNLAKVRSPLAIPTLIEVLGYNNPGAAVAATEGLIALGETAITSLLENVDDYNYGARAWAIRVFAGIGDPRALQLLLKAASSDFSLSVRRAATKGLGTIKWQQIPSDTLSQTQQQILDTLLITAQDGEWVVRYATVVSLANLYPAVHNLDLKNIIEKTLISLRDSDPEIAITTRSKLALQNLAKG
- a CDS encoding hypothetical protein (PFAM: Protein of unknown function (DUF3177)~KEGG: cyc:PCC7424_4076 hypothetical protein~SPTR: Putative uncharacterized protein); amino-acid sequence: MEDTLLRALVWTNYKLFLVFCLLFPLGLSVWSLFAKIPSIQRLLLIFWRVASLLAIAIYLFIPVWQLGYLAWFIGHILIVISLWFWVDINDEIQDLPKSPLRLLLTSWRWATSIYGILGAIAFTPFLRCTFSEDAAVEKVCRAWLEAPWHYKSWFHPNATTGFLGFLGMSGLIIYGIYLLYFLVFRLIKQGRIAIEQ